The segment GTGCCCTTGCGTGCCCACGCCGATGCAGGCGACGCGAATGGCGTTGTTGCGACCGGTCTGTTCGACCGCCGCCGGGGCGCGGTTCGTCGCCAGCATCAGACCGGCGCCCGCGAGCGCGCTGTTTTTGATAAAAGTCCGCCGATCGATCGAGTCCAAGGGTTTCATAGGGGAATTGGAAAACTTCGGGGTTGCTGTGACGCCAGCGCACCGCCGCATCCCGGTCAACGGACGAATCCGGCATCACGATCACACGGCTTGAGCAACTGGTCGGCGGATTGACGTTTCACCCGCCGGAACGTTGCGCGCGAGACGAAAAGAGCACGGAGGCCGTGCCCCCGTGCTCGTTCGATTCATCGGCACCGCAATGCTGCGGCCGGAAGTGACGCTAGCCGCGAACGCGGACTAGCTCGGAAATTTCATGAACAGGAGTGAAGCTCCGTCCGAAATTTCCGTCCGCCTGCGGCGGGGCGACCTTGTCGCGGCTAGCCCCGACAGAGTCGGCCCGGAGGCGGATATTTCATGAACTTCATGAAATATCCGGGCTAGAAGTTGAAGCCCACACCGAGCGACCAGTTCCACTGCCCGTCGTCGAACCGATCTTCGACGCTGCGCGAATGCTGGAACAGCCAGCCGTATTCGGCGGCGGCGACGATGAAGGTCCGCGGCATCACGTAGTATTTCACGCCGGCTTCGAGACCCGCGGCCCACGTGTCGCGCACCGAGTCACCGTAGATCCGCCCGAAGTTCGCGCCCACGAACGGCCGCCAGGGCCCGTTCGCCAGCACGTGCTGGTCGAGGGCCAGCTTGGTGGAACCATTCCACTGCGTGCCGCCGGTGCTCGGATTCGAATAGTTCACCGACTGCCGCACGACCAGCGCGAGCGTGTCCGTCAGGTAGGAGCCGTAGGAAAACGAAACGCCCCCGAACGAGTCGTCGAAGTCCTTGTTGGTGGCGCCGCTCCCGCCGATCGAGAATTCGCGATCGCCTTTGTGTCGGTCGAAGGAATCGGCCGCGGTCGGGGCGTCGGTGCGCAGCGGCGCCGGCTGATCTGTCGTCTGGGCAAACGCCGCGAACGGCAGCAGCGCGGCGGTGAGCCCAATCTGGGCCAAGGTAGCAAGTTTCATGATGAGTTTCTTGGTTGTTGGGTAAGAGGCTGGGCCCGCGCGCACCCTCGCCCAACCCGCAGTCGATGCAACGGATACGCGCGGCAAAAGGCTCCCAGCTCTGTCTGGGGTAATGCCGGTTGGCCCGGGGTCCGGGCTCCCGCCTAATTCGCCCTGGTGTCTTTTTCCCACACCGGCGCTTCCGCGCGTCGCGCCCTGCCTCCGCGCCAGATTGGATTCCGATCGGAACACCAATCTTACTCAGGCGCCGGTTTGGCCGAATACCCGGTTCAGCACGGTTTGCGCCGCGTGATAGCCGCACATGCCATGCACGCCTCCGCCCGGCGGCGTCGAACTCGAACAGAGAAACAAACGCGGATTGGGCGTCGCGTAGGGATTCCATTTCGGAAATGGCCGAAATAGAAATTGCGAGAGATCGTTCGCCCCTCCCGCCATGTCACCGCCGATCATGGTCGGATTGTGTGCCTCGAGCTGCCCGGGGCCGATGCGGTGTCGCGCGATGATCCGATCGCGGAATCCCGGCGCGAATCGCTCGATCGCCGTTTCGATCCGCTCGGTCATGTCGCCGTTGAATCCGTTCGGCACGTGACAGTAGGCCCAGCCGGTGTGGCCACCACCGGCCAGCACCCGCGTCCGGTCGAACAGCGACTGCTGCGCCACCAGCACGAACGGCTGTTCCGGCGGCTGGCCGCGAGTGGCCTGCCATTCGCTGCGCAGCACGTCTTCAAACGCGCCGCACACGTGCACCGTCATCGCCCGCGCGCACTCCGCGTTGCGCCACGGAATCGGTCCGTCCAATGCCCAGTCGACCTTGAAAATGCCCGGCCCGTGTCGAAACCGCCGCAGCCGGTCCGCGTAACGCCGCGGCAGAGCGCCCCCGCAGATCGCCGCGACTTGGTGCGGACTCAGGTCAAACAGCACCGCGCGCGATGGCGGCAGTTCGGCCAGGCTGGTCACGCGCGCCTCCGTCTGCACCTCGCCACCAAATTTTTCGAGCGCGCGGATCAGCGCCCGCGTGATCGCCTGCGATCCGCCTTCCGCGCACGGCCAGTCCACCACGTGCGCGGCCAGCGCCAGTACGAGGCCGAACGAAGCCGTCCCGGCGCGCTCGAGCGACATCACCGAGTGCGCCGCGCATCCGGCGAACAGCGCGCGTGCCGCCGGCCCGTCGAACCGGCTTCGCGCCAGCCCTTCGCACGAACGCAGCCCGAGCCAACCGAACCGCGCGAGTGACATCATCGCGCCCGGCGCGGGCCACCACAC is part of the Opitutus terrae PB90-1 genome and harbors:
- a CDS encoding phytoene desaturase family protein codes for the protein MVETGGKTDYDAVVVGAGPNGLTAAVVLARAGLAVRVLEAMPVPGGGCRSAELTLPGFVHDICSAVHPMGVLSPVFREIGLEEHGLRWVRSDLPLVHPLPNGEVAVLRRSIADTAAGLGVDGKEWRRTMAPFAREEFVHALLNPVWWPAPGAMMSLARFGWLGLRSCEGLARSRFDGPAARALFAGCAAHSVMSLERAGTASFGLVLALAAHVVDWPCAEGGSQAITRALIRALEKFGGEVQTEARVTSLAELPPSRAVLFDLSPHQVAAICGGALPRRYADRLRRFRHGPGIFKVDWALDGPIPWRNAECARAMTVHVCGAFEDVLRSEWQATRGQPPEQPFVLVAQQSLFDRTRVLAGGGHTGWAYCHVPNGFNGDMTERIETAIERFAPGFRDRIIARHRIGPGQLEAHNPTMIGGDMAGGANDLSQFLFRPFPKWNPYATPNPRLFLCSSSTPPGGGVHGMCGYHAAQTVLNRVFGQTGA
- a CDS encoding outer membrane beta-barrel protein, which translates into the protein MKLATLAQIGLTAALLPFAAFAQTTDQPAPLRTDAPTAADSFDRHKGDREFSIGGSGATNKDFDDSFGGVSFSYGSYLTDTLALVVRQSVNYSNPSTGGTQWNGSTKLALDQHVLANGPWRPFVGANFGRIYGDSVRDTWAAGLEAGVKYYVMPRTFIVAAAEYGWLFQHSRSVEDRFDDGQWNWSLGVGFNF